One region of Halomicrobium sp. LC1Hm genomic DNA includes:
- a CDS encoding energy-coupling factor transporter transmembrane protein EcfT: protein MLSYRPGETFAHRLDPRSKLCFQAGFAIAAFADTTLSWLAGVYALAALALLAGRLDPRRVARAYWVVFLVLALGPVIAGIAIGPPWFRVEPALTSLRAVARIPPVLAVSAVYVYTTPVRATRGAVERLVPGRAGQLLGVGTGLVVRFFPLLVSDLRRIRTAMVARGGADRPVTDRARRLAVQGIDRALARSDRLAVALRARCFAWNPTLPALTFGRMDYPVVALGVALALSPLVQSAALSPLLATA from the coding sequence ATGCTGAGCTACCGACCCGGCGAGACGTTCGCCCACCGGCTCGATCCGCGCTCGAAGCTGTGTTTCCAGGCCGGGTTCGCCATCGCCGCCTTCGCGGACACGACTCTCTCCTGGCTGGCCGGCGTCTACGCGCTGGCCGCGCTCGCACTGCTCGCCGGTCGACTCGATCCCCGGCGAGTCGCCAGGGCCTACTGGGTCGTCTTCCTCGTGCTCGCGCTGGGGCCGGTGATCGCCGGCATCGCGATCGGACCGCCGTGGTTTCGGGTCGAACCGGCGCTGACCTCGCTTCGGGCCGTCGCCAGAATCCCGCCGGTGCTGGCCGTCAGTGCCGTCTACGTCTACACGACGCCCGTGCGCGCGACCCGTGGTGCCGTCGAACGCCTCGTTCCCGGACGGGCCGGTCAGCTGCTCGGCGTCGGCACGGGGCTGGTCGTCAGGTTCTTCCCGCTTCTCGTGTCCGATCTCCGGCGGATCCGGACGGCGATGGTGGCCCGCGGCGGGGCCGACCGGCCGGTGACGGACCGGGCACGACGACTCGCGGTCCAGGGGATCGATCGGGCGCTGGCTCGCTCCGACCGGCTGGCAGTCGCGCTGCGGGCCCGCTGTTTCGCCTGGAACCCGACGCTACCGGCGCTGACGTTCGGTCGGATGGACTATCCTGTCGTCGCGCTCGGCGTGGCGCTCGCGCTGTCGCCGCTGGTTCAATCGGCGGCGCTGTCGCCGTTGCTCGCGACCGCGTAA
- a CDS encoding NusA-like transcription termination signal-binding factor produces MPVELSDEARRLIALFETEADVTVRDCVIDDDNDRVIYVVKAGEMADAIGPGGVVVDRIEGKLDRAVKLIEDADTAANFVANTLAPAAVYNVTISENDDTIAYVEVAQEDRGVAIGADGKNIDAARRLAKRHFDVDGIELT; encoded by the coding sequence ATGCCCGTCGAACTCTCGGACGAAGCGCGCCGCCTGATCGCGCTGTTCGAGACCGAGGCAGACGTGACTGTCCGGGACTGCGTGATCGACGACGACAACGACCGGGTGATCTACGTCGTCAAGGCCGGCGAGATGGCCGACGCGATCGGTCCCGGCGGCGTCGTCGTCGACCGCATCGAGGGGAAACTCGACCGCGCGGTCAAGCTGATCGAGGACGCCGACACGGCTGCGAACTTCGTCGCGAACACGCTCGCACCGGCCGCGGTGTACAACGTGACGATCTCGGAGAACGACGACACCATCGCCTACGTCGAGGTCGCACAGGAAGACCGCGGCGTCGCGATCGGTGCCGACGGGAAGAACATCGACGCCGCCCGCCGGCTCGCGAAACGCCACTTCGACGTGGACGGTATCGAACTGACGTAG
- a CDS encoding elongation factor EF-2 yields the protein MGRRKKIVQECETLMNTPEHIRNIAIAAHVDHGKTTLTDNLLAGAGMISDDTAGEQLAMDTEEDEQERGITIDAANVSMTHEYEDTNHLINLIDTPGHVDFGGDVTRAMRAVDGALVVVDAVEGAMPQTETVLRQALREGVKPTLFINKVDRLISELQEGPEEMQKRLMSVIADVNELIRGMTEEMDDIDEDWTVSVEEGTVGFGSALYKWGVSMPSMQRTGMDFGEIMELERADKRQELHERTPLSDVVLDMVCEHFPNPIDAQPRRIPRIWRGDADSEVAESMKFVDEDGEIVLMVTDIGVDPHAGEIAAGRVFSGTLEKGQELYVSGTAGKNRVQSVGIYMGGEREEVEEVPAGNIAAVTGLKDAIAGSTVSSVEMTPFESIDHISEPVITKSIEAKNMDDLPKLIETLRQVSKEDPTIQIEINEDTGEHLISGQGELHLEVQTQRIERNQGIPVNTGEPIVVYREAPQQASREVEGISPNRHNRFYISVETLDQDIVDAIKLGDASMDMPELERREALQEAGMEKETSQNVEHIHGTNVFIDDTKGIQHLNETMELLIEGLEEALNDGPLAAEPVQGSLIRLHDARLHEDAIHRGPAQVIPAMREAVHNSLIDAEIRLLEPIQNVRIDVPNEHMGAASGEIQGRRGRVDDMYQEGDLMVVEGVAPVDEMIGFSSDIRSATEGRASWNTENAGFQVMADNLQPDKIDEIRTRKGMKLELPETIDYF from the coding sequence ATGGGCCGACGTAAGAAAATTGTACAGGAATGCGAGACACTGATGAACACTCCGGAGCACATCCGGAATATCGCTATCGCGGCACACGTCGACCACGGGAAGACGACGCTGACGGACAACCTGCTGGCCGGTGCCGGGATGATCTCGGACGACACCGCAGGCGAGCAGCTCGCGATGGACACCGAAGAGGACGAGCAAGAGCGTGGGATCACCATCGACGCGGCGAACGTCTCGATGACCCACGAGTACGAGGACACCAACCACCTCATCAACCTCATCGACACGCCGGGCCACGTCGACTTCGGCGGTGACGTGACCCGAGCGATGCGCGCCGTCGACGGCGCGCTCGTGGTCGTCGACGCGGTCGAGGGCGCGATGCCCCAGACCGAGACCGTCCTCCGACAGGCACTCCGCGAGGGTGTCAAGCCGACGCTGTTCATCAACAAGGTCGACCGACTCATCTCCGAGCTACAGGAGGGGCCCGAGGAGATGCAAAAGCGCCTGATGAGCGTCATCGCCGACGTGAACGAGCTCATCCGGGGCATGACCGAGGAGATGGACGACATCGACGAGGACTGGACGGTCTCCGTCGAGGAGGGAACCGTCGGCTTCGGCTCTGCACTGTACAAGTGGGGCGTCTCCATGCCCTCGATGCAGCGGACCGGGATGGACTTCGGCGAGATCATGGAACTCGAACGCGCCGACAAGCGCCAGGAGCTCCACGAGCGAACGCCGCTGTCGGACGTCGTGCTCGACATGGTCTGTGAGCACTTCCCGAACCCGATCGACGCCCAGCCCCGTCGTATCCCGCGCATCTGGCGTGGCGACGCCGACTCCGAGGTCGCAGAGAGCATGAAGTTCGTCGACGAGGACGGAGAGATCGTCCTGATGGTCACCGACATCGGCGTCGACCCCCACGCGGGCGAGATCGCCGCCGGTCGCGTCTTCTCCGGCACCCTGGAGAAGGGACAGGAGCTGTACGTCTCCGGGACCGCGGGCAAGAACCGCGTCCAGAGCGTCGGGATCTACATGGGCGGCGAACGCGAGGAAGTGGAGGAAGTGCCGGCCGGCAACATCGCCGCCGTCACCGGCCTCAAGGACGCCATCGCCGGTTCCACCGTCTCCAGCGTCGAGATGACTCCCTTCGAGTCTATCGACCACATCTCCGAGCCGGTCATCACGAAGTCCATCGAGGCCAAGAACATGGACGACCTGCCCAAGCTCATCGAGACGCTCCGACAGGTCTCCAAGGAGGACCCGACCATCCAGATCGAGATCAACGAGGACACCGGCGAGCACCTGATCTCCGGCCAGGGTGAACTCCACCTCGAAGTCCAGACTCAGCGGATCGAGCGCAACCAGGGCATCCCGGTCAACACCGGCGAACCGATCGTCGTCTACCGCGAGGCACCCCAGCAGGCCTCCCGCGAGGTCGAGGGTATCTCGCCGAACCGCCACAACCGCTTCTACATCAGCGTCGAGACGCTCGATCAGGACATCGTCGACGCCATCAAGCTCGGCGACGCCTCCATGGACATGCCCGAACTGGAGCGCCGTGAAGCGCTGCAGGAAGCCGGCATGGAGAAGGAGACGTCCCAGAACGTCGAGCACATCCACGGGACGAACGTCTTCATCGACGACACGAAGGGGATCCAGCACCTCAACGAGACGATGGAGCTGCTCATCGAGGGCCTCGAAGAGGCGCTCAACGACGGTCCGCTGGCCGCAGAGCCGGTCCAGGGATCGCTCATCCGCCTCCACGACGCCCGCCTCCACGAGGACGCCATCCACCGCGGTCCCGCACAGGTCATCCCGGCCATGCGCGAGGCCGTCCACAACTCCCTGATCGACGCCGAGATCCGCCTGCTGGAGCCGATCCAGAACGTCCGCATCGACGTGCCCAACGAGCACATGGGCGCTGCCTCCGGCGAGATCCAGGGCCGTCGTGGCCGCGTCGACGACATGTACCAGGAAGGCGACCTGATGGTCGTCGAGGGCGTCGCGCCCGTCGACGAGATGATCGGCTTCTCCTCGGACATCCGCTCGGCGACCGAGGGTCGTGCCTCCTGGAACACCGAGAACGCCGGCTTCCAGGTCATGGCCGACAACCTCCAGCCCGACAAGATCGACGAGATCCGCACCCGCAAGGGCATGAAGCTCGAACTGCCCGAGACGATCGACTACTTCTAA
- a CDS encoding biotin transporter BioY translates to MAQQHDSVALVGDETVEHFATAVLLAALTAALAQVSIPLPGSLPPFSLQPFGAFFAGLLLGPLWGGLALALYILVGIAGAPVFSNWNAGLGYVLVGQGTGGFLVGFLLGAVVAGGIAHRRTTPRSLETIGLATQLLALVAAVVVIYAVGVPWMAWALGLSVQRAAATMAPYAPFDLLKVAVAIAIVRGGYLVRE, encoded by the coding sequence ATGGCACAGCAACACGATTCTGTCGCCCTCGTCGGCGACGAGACGGTCGAGCACTTCGCGACGGCGGTGCTGCTGGCGGCGTTGACGGCGGCGCTGGCACAGGTGTCGATCCCGCTGCCGGGATCGTTGCCACCGTTCTCGCTCCAGCCGTTCGGAGCCTTCTTCGCCGGGCTCTTGCTGGGGCCGCTGTGGGGCGGGCTGGCACTCGCGCTGTACATCCTCGTCGGTATCGCTGGCGCTCCCGTCTTCTCGAACTGGAACGCGGGACTTGGCTACGTCCTCGTCGGGCAGGGGACCGGTGGTTTCCTCGTGGGGTTTCTGCTCGGGGCTGTCGTCGCCGGTGGGATCGCCCACCGGCGGACCACGCCTCGATCGCTGGAGACGATCGGTCTGGCGACCCAGCTGCTCGCGTTGGTGGCCGCGGTCGTCGTCATCTACGCCGTCGGCGTCCCGTGGATGGCCTGGGCTCTCGGACTGTCGGTGCAACGGGCCGCCGCGACCATGGCACCGTACGCTCCCTTCGACCTCCTGAAGGTCGCCGTCGCGATCGCGATCGTGCGCGGTGGCTACCTCGTCCGTGAATGA
- a CDS encoding DNA-directed RNA polymerase subunit A', whose amino-acid sequence MSAQQTPKSISSISFGLMDPEEYRDMSATKVITADTYDDDGFPIDMGLMDPRLGVIDPGLECKTCGKHSGSCNGHFGHIELAAPVIHVGFNKLIRRLLRGTCRECSRLCLDEREREEFEDRLERSEELGKDVNDVTKAAIRQARKKDRCPFCGEPQYDIKHEKPTTYYEVQDVLSSEYSQRIVAAMEPDEEAGRERTTPSELADETGIDPSRVQEIISGEFRPRQDDRRAIESALDVDLTEEDENKLMPSDIRDWFEDIPDEDVEVLGMKPARSRPEWMILTVLPVPPVTARPSITLDNGQRSEDDLTHKLVDIIRINQRFMENREAGAPQLIIEDLWELLQYHVTTFMDNEISGTPPARHRSGRPLKTLSQRLKGKEGRFRGSLSGKRVNFSARTVISPDPTLSLNEVGVPDRVAKEMTQTMNVNERNLDNARRYVANGPEAHPGANYVKRPDGRRLKVTEKNCEELAEKVEPGWEVSRHMIDGDIIIFNRQPSLHRMSIMAHEVVVMPYKTFRLNTTVCPPYNADFDGDEMNMHALQNEEARAEARVLMRVQEQILSPRFGENIIGAIQDHISGTYLLTHTNPEFNETQALDLLRATRIDELPPESGIDDDGTPYWTGRDIFSELLPDDLDLTFTSEAGDDVIIEDGQLVEGTIDDSAVGGFGGEIVDTITKEYSNTRARIFINEIAALAMRSIMHFGFSIGIDDESVPEAAEAQITEAIDNAYDRVQELIETYERGELESLPGRTVDETLEMKIMQTLGKARDSAGDIAGDHFDDDNPAVVMAESGARGSMLNLTQMAGCVGQQAVRGERINRGYEDRTLSHFKQDDLSSDAHGFVEASYRSGLNPKEFFFHAMGGREGLVDTAVRTSKSGYLQRRLINALSELEAQYDGTVRDTSDNIVQFEFGEDGTSPVQVSSNEETPVDVEEIADSVLDAEFESESIKSEFLGERTEPTNLSEHTDDWWMAEGDD is encoded by the coding sequence ATGAGTGCACAACAGACACCCAAGTCGATCAGTTCCATTAGCTTCGGGCTGATGGATCCCGAGGAGTACCGCGACATGAGCGCCACGAAGGTCATCACGGCCGACACCTACGACGACGACGGCTTCCCGATCGACATGGGACTGATGGACCCGCGTCTGGGCGTGATCGACCCGGGGCTCGAGTGCAAGACCTGTGGCAAACACAGCGGGTCGTGTAACGGCCACTTCGGTCACATCGAACTCGCAGCGCCCGTCATCCACGTCGGGTTCAACAAGCTCATCCGACGCCTGCTGCGCGGGACCTGTCGGGAGTGCTCGCGGCTCTGTCTCGACGAGCGCGAACGCGAGGAGTTCGAGGACCGCCTCGAACGATCCGAGGAGCTGGGCAAGGACGTCAACGACGTGACGAAGGCCGCGATCCGGCAAGCTCGCAAGAAGGACCGCTGTCCGTTCTGTGGCGAGCCCCAGTACGACATCAAACACGAGAAGCCGACGACCTACTACGAGGTCCAGGACGTGCTCTCCTCGGAGTACTCCCAGCGGATCGTCGCCGCGATGGAGCCCGACGAGGAGGCCGGTCGCGAGCGGACGACCCCCTCGGAGCTGGCCGACGAGACGGGTATCGACCCCTCCCGCGTCCAGGAGATCATCTCCGGCGAGTTCCGCCCTCGACAGGACGACCGACGGGCCATCGAGTCGGCGCTGGACGTGGACCTCACCGAGGAAGACGAGAACAAGCTGATGCCCAGCGACATCCGGGACTGGTTCGAGGACATCCCGGACGAGGACGTCGAGGTGCTGGGCATGAAGCCCGCCCGTTCTCGCCCCGAGTGGATGATCCTCACCGTCCTGCCCGTGCCGCCGGTCACCGCGCGACCGTCGATCACGCTGGACAACGGCCAGCGCTCCGAGGACGACCTGACCCACAAGCTGGTCGACATCATCCGGATCAACCAGCGGTTCATGGAGAACCGCGAGGCCGGCGCGCCCCAGCTGATCATCGAGGACCTCTGGGAACTGCTCCAGTACCACGTCACCACGTTCATGGACAACGAGATCAGCGGCACGCCGCCGGCCCGCCACCGCTCTGGCCGGCCGCTGAAGACCCTCTCACAGCGCCTGAAGGGCAAGGAAGGTCGCTTCCGTGGCTCGCTGTCCGGGAAGCGCGTGAACTTCTCGGCCCGGACCGTCATCTCCCCGGACCCGACGCTCTCGCTCAACGAGGTCGGCGTCCCCGACCGCGTGGCCAAGGAGATGACCCAGACGATGAACGTCAACGAGCGCAACCTCGACAACGCTCGTCGCTACGTCGCCAACGGGCCCGAGGCCCACCCCGGTGCCAACTACGTCAAGCGGCCCGACGGCCGCCGACTGAAGGTCACCGAGAAGAACTGCGAGGAGCTGGCCGAGAAGGTCGAACCGGGCTGGGAAGTGTCCCGTCACATGATCGACGGCGACATCATCATCTTCAACCGCCAGCCGTCGCTGCACCGGATGTCCATCATGGCCCACGAGGTCGTGGTGATGCCCTACAAGACGTTCCGGCTCAACACGACGGTGTGTCCGCCGTACAACGCGGACTTCGACGGCGACGAGATGAACATGCACGCCCTCCAGAACGAGGAGGCCCGTGCCGAGGCTCGCGTGCTGATGCGCGTCCAGGAACAGATCCTCAGCCCGCGCTTCGGTGAGAACATCATCGGCGCGATTCAGGACCACATCAGTGGAACCTACCTGCTGACCCACACCAATCCGGAGTTCAACGAGACCCAGGCACTGGACCTGCTGCGTGCGACCCGGATCGACGAACTCCCGCCCGAATCTGGGATCGACGACGACGGTACGCCCTACTGGACGGGTCGGGACATCTTCTCGGAGCTGCTGCCCGACGACCTCGATCTGACGTTCACCAGCGAGGCCGGCGACGACGTGATCATCGAGGACGGACAGCTCGTCGAGGGGACCATCGACGACAGCGCAGTCGGTGGGTTCGGCGGCGAGATCGTCGACACCATCACCAAGGAGTACTCCAACACCCGAGCGCGCATCTTCATCAACGAGATCGCCGCGCTGGCGATGCGCTCGATCATGCACTTCGGGTTCTCGATCGGGATCGACGACGAGTCCGTCCCGGAGGCCGCGGAGGCCCAGATCACCGAGGCAATCGACAACGCCTACGACCGCGTCCAGGAGCTCATCGAGACCTACGAGCGGGGCGAACTGGAGTCGCTGCCCGGTCGGACGGTCGACGAGACCCTCGAAATGAAGATCATGCAGACGCTGGGCAAGGCCCGTGACTCCGCCGGTGACATCGCCGGGGACCACTTCGACGACGACAACCCGGCGGTCGTGATGGCCGAGTCCGGCGCGCGTGGGTCGATGCTCAACCTGACCCAGATGGCCGGCTGTGTCGGCCAGCAGGCGGTCCGTGGCGAGCGGATCAACCGCGGCTACGAGGACCGCACCCTCTCACACTTCAAGCAGGACGACCTCTCCTCGGACGCCCACGGCTTCGTGGAGGCGTCGTATCGCTCCGGGCTCAACCCCAAGGAGTTCTTCTTCCACGCGATGGGTGGCCGCGAGGGGCTGGTCGACACGGCAGTCCGGACCTCCAAGTCCGGCTACCTCCAGCGCCGTCTGATCAACGCGCTCTCGGAACTCGAAGCCCAGTACGACGGCACCGTCCGAGACACCTCGGACAACATCGTCCAGTTCGAGTTCGGCGAGGACGGCACCTCGCCGGTGCAGGTCTCCTCGAACGAGGAGACGCCCGTCGACGTCGAAGAGATCGCGGACAGCGTTCTCGACGCCGAGTTCGAGTCCGAGAGCATCAAAAGCGAGTTCCTCGGTGAACGCACCGAACCCACCAACCTGTCGGAACACACCGACGACTGGTGGATGGCGGAGGGTGACGACTGA
- a CDS encoding 30S ribosomal protein S12: MANGKYAARKLKKDRQNHRWSDSDYARRERGLGQKSDPLEGAPQGRGIVLEKIGIEAKQPNSAIRKCVRVQLIKNGKQVSAFCPGDGAISFIDEHDEVTIAGIGGAKGRAMGDISGVNYKVEKVNGVSLIELVRGNAEKPVR, translated from the coding sequence ATGGCGAACGGCAAATACGCCGCACGCAAACTCAAGAAGGACCGCCAGAACCACCGGTGGTCCGACTCTGACTACGCGCGCCGCGAGCGCGGGCTGGGCCAGAAGTCCGACCCGCTCGAAGGTGCGCCCCAGGGTCGAGGGATCGTGCTCGAGAAGATCGGTATCGAAGCGAAACAGCCCAACTCCGCGATCCGGAAGTGCGTCCGGGTCCAGCTGATCAAGAACGGCAAGCAGGTCTCGGCGTTCTGTCCCGGCGACGGTGCGATCTCCTTCATCGACGAACACGACGAAGTGACGATCGCCGGCATCGGTGGCGCGAAGGGTCGTGCCATGGGTGACATCTCTGGGGTCAACTACAAGGTCGAGAAGGTCAACGGCGTCTCGCTCATCGAACTGGTTCGCGGTAACGCGGAGAAGCCGGTGCGATAA
- the rpoA2 gene encoding DNA-directed RNA polymerase subunit A'', translated as MTRANVTDDIEAIVEDTDLPRRLKDDVYSTIEERDVTVEEADQIAKAVQSRYQETRVDPLDPVGTVSAQSIGEPGTQMTMNTFHYAGVAEIDVTQGLPRLIELVDARKTPDTPMMTVHLDDEYATDREKAHEVVWKIEATRILALGDISTNVADMLVQIDLNEETLMERWPTVDQVEDVAEEIAETIESKLGVQTRQAGTMIEFGPDEPSYRDLLQLVEELREVVFKGIEDISRVVIRKEETDEGEEFVLYTEGSAFGDVLGIEGIDASRTTCNNIHEIYRNLGIEAARETLINETMHTLEEQGLDDVNIRHLMLVADIMTNRGEIESIGRHGISGNKESVLARAAYEVTVNHLLDAAIHGEVDVLEGVIENVIVGKPVQLGTGDVDLRMGASQD; from the coding sequence ATGACACGAGCAAACGTAACCGACGACATCGAAGCGATCGTGGAGGATACGGACCTCCCGCGACGGCTCAAAGACGACGTGTACAGTACGATCGAAGAGCGCGACGTGACCGTCGAAGAGGCGGACCAGATCGCCAAGGCCGTCCAGTCGCGCTACCAGGAGACGCGCGTCGATCCGCTGGACCCGGTCGGGACCGTCTCGGCCCAGTCGATCGGCGAGCCCGGCACGCAGATGACGATGAACACGTTCCACTACGCCGGGGTCGCAGAGATCGACGTGACCCAGGGGCTGCCGCGGCTCATCGAGCTGGTCGACGCCCGGAAGACGCCCGACACGCCGATGATGACGGTCCACCTGGACGACGAGTACGCGACCGACCGGGAGAAGGCCCACGAGGTCGTCTGGAAGATCGAGGCCACGCGCATCCTCGCGCTGGGTGACATCTCGACCAACGTCGCGGACATGCTCGTCCAGATCGACCTCAACGAGGAGACGCTGATGGAGCGATGGCCCACCGTCGATCAGGTCGAGGACGTGGCCGAGGAGATCGCCGAGACCATCGAGTCGAAGCTGGGCGTCCAGACCCGCCAGGCCGGCACGATGATCGAGTTCGGCCCCGACGAGCCGTCGTATCGCGACCTCCTCCAGCTCGTCGAGGAGCTTCGCGAAGTCGTCTTCAAGGGGATCGAGGACATCTCCCGCGTGGTCATCCGGAAAGAAGAGACCGACGAGGGCGAGGAGTTCGTCCTCTACACCGAGGGGTCGGCCTTCGGCGACGTGCTCGGTATCGAGGGGATCGACGCCTCCCGGACGACGTGTAACAACATCCACGAGATCTACCGCAACCTCGGCATCGAGGCGGCCCGCGAGACGCTGATCAACGAGACGATGCACACGCTCGAAGAGCAGGGGCTCGACGACGTGAACATCCGGCACCTGATGCTGGTCGCCGACATCATGACCAACCGCGGCGAGATCGAGTCGATCGGTCGCCACGGTATCTCGGGCAACAAGGAGAGCGTCCTCGCGCGTGCGGCCTACGAGGTGACGGTCAACCACCTGCTCGACGCCGCGATCCACGGCGAGGTCGACGTGCTCGAAGGCGTCATCGAGAACGTGATCGTCGGCAAGCCGGTCCAGCTCGGCACCGGCGACGTGGACCTCCGGATGGGTGCGAGCCAGGACTGA
- a CDS encoding 30S ribosomal protein S7 — protein sequence MSADDAPEPDAPAGTDDEAAPAQLFGEWDVTEIEFSDPSTERYVTVTPIAHTMGRHSEKQFKKSEISIVERLINRLMQTDENTGKKQLATTIVKDAFETIHERTEENPVQVLVEAVENSAPREETVRLKYGGISVPKAVDVAPQRRVDQALKFLAEGVYGDSFKTTTDAEDALAQQLIGAANNDVQTYAVNQKEEKERVAAAAR from the coding sequence ATGTCGGCAGACGACGCTCCCGAGCCGGACGCACCTGCCGGCACCGACGACGAGGCCGCCCCCGCACAGCTGTTCGGCGAGTGGGACGTGACCGAGATCGAGTTCTCGGACCCCTCGACCGAGCGCTACGTGACGGTGACGCCGATTGCTCACACGATGGGCCGCCACTCCGAAAAGCAGTTCAAGAAGTCGGAGATCAGCATCGTCGAGCGGCTCATCAACCGCCTGATGCAGACCGACGAGAACACGGGCAAAAAGCAGCTGGCGACCACCATCGTCAAGGACGCCTTCGAGACGATCCACGAGCGCACCGAGGAGAACCCGGTGCAGGTGCTCGTCGAGGCCGTCGAGAACAGCGCCCCGCGCGAGGAGACCGTCCGCCTGAAGTACGGTGGCATCTCCGTCCCGAAGGCCGTCGACGTCGCGCCCCAGCGCCGCGTCGACCAGGCGCTGAAGTTCCTCGCCGAAGGCGTTTACGGCGACTCGTTCAAGACGACGACGGACGCCGAGGACGCGCTGGCCCAGCAGCTCATCGGCGCGGCCAACAACGACGTCCAGACCTACGCGGTCAACCAGAAAGAAGAGAAGGAACGCGTCGCGGCCGCAGCCCGGTAA
- a CDS encoding DUF5781 family protein, which yields MDVHVRGGPAAPFLSAADLFATEYEIDGDVTVRVREDPNERTRVSHDEESHCLTISRQAATSAMARELALHEFAHMHRYEESHPSHTQSTREAIYLALAGQSVERRTLSHCYQIANHMKDIYADDVWLDVVPADKLVAFLESSLAAAVADTPRDRGAWDRLTPATDPDINAVNAAFALALVERHELVGPEHPIYDLAHAAAEDAPHVGFDGFKRRFRTLARDTDESEYRKALVDVTRAYAVASNGDSAAD from the coding sequence ATGGACGTCCACGTTCGGGGTGGTCCAGCCGCGCCGTTTCTCAGTGCCGCCGACCTGTTCGCCACCGAGTACGAGATCGACGGCGACGTGACGGTCCGCGTCCGCGAGGATCCGAACGAACGGACTCGCGTGAGCCACGACGAAGAGAGCCACTGTCTGACGATCTCACGGCAGGCGGCGACGAGCGCGATGGCCCGCGAGCTGGCGCTGCACGAGTTCGCGCACATGCACCGCTACGAAGAATCTCACCCCTCACACACCCAGTCGACGCGAGAAGCGATCTACCTGGCACTGGCGGGCCAGAGCGTCGAGCGACGCACCCTCTCACACTGCTACCAGATCGCCAACCACATGAAAGACATCTACGCCGACGACGTGTGGCTCGACGTGGTGCCGGCGGACAAGCTCGTCGCCTTCCTCGAATCGAGTCTCGCGGCCGCCGTCGCGGACACCCCGCGAGATCGGGGTGCCTGGGACCGACTGACCCCCGCGACCGACCCCGACATCAACGCCGTCAACGCCGCCTTCGCGCTGGCGCTGGTCGAGCGCCACGAGCTCGTCGGCCCGGAGCATCCGATCTACGACCTCGCACACGCCGCCGCCGAGGACGCCCCACACGTCGGTTTCGATGGATTCAAACGACGATTCCGCACGCTGGCTCGCGACACCGACGAGAGCGAGTACCGCAAGGCGCTGGTCGACGTGACCCGGGCTTACGCGGTCGCGAGCAACGGCGACAGCGCCGCCGATTGA
- a CDS encoding energy-coupling factor ABC transporter ATP-binding protein: MIAVRGLTARRGDVVVLDDVDLTIDDGESVLLVGPNGSGKTTLIRQFNALLTPDEGTVEVDGHDAHEAPVTARTSVGMVFQHPRDQFVAATVGADVAFGPENLGLERSEIDDRVDRALAAVGLSGERQSRIADLSGGEQARVAIAGALAMEPAHLVLDEPLTGLDLAARRSVLDHLATLSNGETSVVVVTHDLRDLTEIADRIVALVDGEIALDGPPSAVLDELDGVGVRDPRC, from the coding sequence ATGATCGCCGTCAGGGGCCTGACCGCTCGTCGGGGTGACGTGGTCGTCCTCGACGACGTCGACCTGACGATCGACGACGGCGAGAGCGTCTTGCTGGTGGGGCCCAACGGCTCCGGCAAGACGACGCTCATCCGGCAGTTCAACGCCCTGTTGACGCCCGACGAGGGGACCGTCGAGGTCGACGGCCACGACGCACACGAAGCGCCGGTCACGGCCCGGACGAGCGTCGGCATGGTGTTCCAGCACCCCCGCGACCAGTTCGTCGCCGCCACCGTCGGCGCGGACGTGGCTTTCGGCCCGGAGAATCTCGGCCTCGAACGGTCGGAGATCGACGACCGCGTCGATCGCGCGCTCGCCGCGGTCGGACTCTCTGGCGAGCGCCAGAGCCGGATCGCCGACCTCTCCGGCGGGGAGCAGGCCCGGGTGGCCATCGCCGGTGCGCTCGCGATGGAACCCGCCCACCTCGTGCTCGACGAGCCCCTGACCGGCCTCGATCTGGCGGCGCGTCGCTCGGTCCTCGATCACCTCGCGACTCTCTCGAACGGCGAGACCAGCGTCGTCGTCGTCACGCACGACCTGCGGGACCTGACCGAGATCGCCGACCGCATCGTGGCTCTGGTCGACGGCGAGATCGCACTCGACGGGCCGCCCTCGGCGGTGCTCGACGAACTGGATGGCGTCGGCGTCCGTGATCCGCGATGCTGA